A region of the Desulfovibrio desulfuricans genome:
CCCCGGTCGAAAAAGAAGCATCCCCGGTAGAAGGACTGACCGCACCTGAGCAGGCTGAACCGCTGGATATTTTGCCGGATGCGGCCCAGCCGGAGCCTTTGGGTATGCAGGCCGACGCAGAGCATCAGCCCGAAGCGCAACCAGAAATTATTGCGGAGATATTGCCGGAGCCATCGACAGAAGAACCGCGGGAAGCTGACTCTGCAACCTCGCAGCAGGAGCCCTCGCAGGCCGCGAACAACACTGACGCTGAATTTATGGCCTCGGCTGGCCTTGAAGGCCCGCAGTGGGCGGCAGAAGCCCCCGCTGCTTCGCAGACGAGCGAGCCAGAGCCTGAATCAGCACGGGAATCCGAAGCGGAAGACGCGGCAGCGCAACAAGAGAACCCCGCCTCTGCACCAGTGGAACAGGCGGAACTCGTCACAGATACGCCCGCAGTTACACCTGTTCCAGAAGCAACGGAGCAAATGTCTGCCCCGGCGGACAAGACGCCTGAGGCCCTCGAGACTCTCGACTGGCCCGAGCCGGAACAGCTTTCCGACCCAACCCCTGCTGCTAGGGAAACTGTTACCCCGGCAGAATTTCTCGAGGCCTCCCTGCCTTCGGATCCAGATATGCCCGAACCAGCAGAGCAGCCCGCAGAACAACCCACCGCCGAAAGCGCCGACCCTCTCAAGGCCATGACAGGCAGGGCTGGAGAAGCCACGCTGTCTCCTGTCAACAACGCAGCCTTTGATGTTCCCGCGCCTGCTGGCAAGGGCGCATGGGATACATACAGCCTTCAGGATGAATGGGTGGGTGAACCTATGCCCATTGGCACCCCCATCAAAACAGCCAGCCCTGCGCCCCGGCCAGCGCAAGGCTTTGGGCAAGGCTTTGGGCAAGGCATACCCCAGACGCCCGCACGGGATGCCCTGTCTGCCACCGCGCCCACTCCTCCGCTTGCTGCGCCCGCCAGAGAAGAAAAAAGCTATGTCAGCCCCAGTCTCGCGCACCCCGGGGAATGGGTGGGCGAACCCATGCCCATGACCAAGCCCGCCAGGCAGGATGAGGCCTCCGGTACGGTCGACCAGAGTTCCAAGCAGGATTCCGGTCAGGCTGACGATGAAAGACATTCCCGTCAGGTTGAAATGCCGCGCACCGCAACGGGGCGGCTCATTCTCAAACTGCTGGGCAGCGCTGGCGACCGCCCCCTTGGGGCTGACAACGAACCTCTGCCAGGCGGCAAGCCCGATCTCATGGCGGATCTGGCGGCCATGCCACGTCAGGATGATGTGCAGGCCGAGTCCCCTGCACTTGCTGGCACGCCCCGGGCAGGGTCATCTGCCGGAGTTGCGGAACCTCAGCGTTCCGCCGCCCACCTCAAGGGCAAGGCAACTGGCAATTCCATTATGAATTTCATTGCAGGCGCCGCAGAAGCCCTGCGCCATAACGGGCATGACAACGCCCAGCATGCGCCTCAAGGCAGTCACTCCGGTGAAACAGCACCTGCACAGGCCCCTGAGGCAGTGAGCCATCGTGCGGCCCCTGCGGAGCAAAGAACCGTGGAGCCACAGCCAGCCGTATTTGCGCCGCAGGCTCCTGTGCAGCCCATAGCCCCGCGTGAAACGGATCAAACAATCCCGCAGCTTGTGGCGCGGCTTGATGCCGCCATGGACGATGCCCAACAGGGTTTCAAAAACCGGCGCTGCGCGGTGGTGGGTGATGCGGCCAACCGCATTGCCACGGAATCTGACGCCTTTGGCTTCCGCGTGCTGGCCCGTATGGCCCGTTGCGTGGAGCGCGCCGCCAAGGCCAATGACATGAACGCTCTACGCGACCTGCTGCCCGAGCTGGCCGTGGCGGTTGAACGCAACCGCATCGGCCTGACACCGCGCCGCTGATCGGCCACGTTCCTCAGGCGCAACCAGCATTGCAATAACCTTTGACCCAAGGGAAGCCATGTACAAGACCATTCTTATTCCTGTGAGCGGCAAAAACGGTCTGGACCGTGCCAAGTCTGCCCTGAATCACGCCAAAAACCTTGCCTGCGGCGATATTGTCCTCCTGCACATTTTTGAGCCGCTGCCCCAGATCGTGGGCGGCGAGGCCCACGCCGAACTTCTGGCGGAGCAGAAGGCCAAGGGGCAAACTCTGCTGAACACTGTAGCTGCGGAAATGGAAAAACCCGCCGGGTTTGTTCGCTGCCGTGTGGAAGAAGGCACCACGGCTGAAACCATCATTCGCGTGGCGCATGAGGAAAATGCCGACCTTATCATCATGTTCACTGACGGACGCGACGGGCTGCAAGACATGCTGCTCGGCTCCATCACAGAGCGTGTGCTGCGCAATACCGACACGCCGCTGCTGGCCATACGCCGCTAGGCACCGCGCCATCTGTGCTGGCTGAGGCGGCGCAATAGTTTGTAAAGGCTGGTATCTAACCCGCCCTGTACGCAGACGCCGCGCCGCCCGGCCTTTAACCGCGCGCACCCACTGCTGACGCGCTCTCACTGTGGGAAAACAATGCTGCTATTTTTTGAAACACTGGGCCTTATTGTCGCCCACATACTTTCGTGGGTTGCTGTCTGCCATGCCCTGCTGACCAAACACGACCCCCGCGCGGCCCTTGGCTGGACTGTCACGGCCCTGTTTCTGCCTGTTGTAGGCCCCATCCTGTATGCCTGTTTTGGCATCAGCAGAGCAGAAAGCAGGGCCAGCCGCATCATGCGGCGGCAGCAGCCTCTGGAGCCGGATTACGCCCATCCGCCCTTTTCCAAGGTTCCGCCGGAAAATATCCCTGACAGCATAGCCCGCATGGAACACATCGGGCGTGTGCTCACCGAGCAGCACCTGAGCACCGGCAATGCCGTCACCCCGTTGCGCAATGGTGATCAGGCCTACCCGGCCATGCTTGCTGCCATAGACAATGCCAAGGACCACGTTTTTCTCTGCACCTATATTTTCAACGCAGGCCAGGTTGCAACGGCCTTTGGCGAGGCCCTGGCCCGCGCTGCGGAGCGCGGCGTGGACGCCCGCCTGCTGGTGGACGGCATCGGCATGCTCTATTCCGTGCGCAAGCCGTGGAAAAAGCTTGCCCAACGCGGAGTGCGCGTGGCCCTGTTCATGCCGCCGCGCCTGTTTCCGCCCAATTTCAGCATCAACCTGCGCAACCACCGCAAAATGCTGGTGTGCGACACAGTGGCCTTTACCGGCGGCATGAACATAGCGGACGACAACATCGCCGCAGGCAAGACCAAGTATGTGCAGGACATGCACTTTCAGTGCGAAGGCCCCATTGTGGACCAGTTGCGCCGTGCATTTCTGCTCAACTGGGGGTTCTGCACCAACAACTACACGCCCCTGCCGCCAGCCACTACCCTGCCGCGCGGCGAAAGCCGCTGCCGCATCATCATGGACGGCCCCGGCTCAGAGGCGGACATTCTCAACGACATCTACTGCGCCGTCATCAATGCGGCCCGCCGCTCCGTGCGCATCATGACGCCCTACTTTCTACCCTCGCACGGGCTTGTCTCCGCGCTGCGTTCCGCCGGTCAACGCGGTGTGGACGTGCGTGTTGTACTGCCTGAAAAAAACAATCTGTTCTACGTGCACTGGGCGCAATACCGCCTGCTGCCCACCCTGCTGGAAGCAGGCGTGCGCGTATGGTACCAGCAGCCCCCCTTTGCTCACACCAAGCTGCTGGCCGTGGACGGCTACTATTCACAGATAGGTTCAGCCAATCTGGACGCCCGCAGCTTGCGTCTGAACTTTGAGCTGAACATGGAAGTGTTCAACCCGGATGTGCACGACCAGATTACCGCCCACATCGACAGGGCCATCATCACGGGACGCGAAATCACCAGGGATTACCTTGCAGCCCTGTCCTTGCCCGTAAAGCTGCGCAATGCCGCCTGCTGGATATTTTCGCCATATCTGTAATCACCCCACGCAAAAAGCCCCCAAGGAATCTCCCAGCCCGTATTCCGGGCCAAAAAACACCTTGGGGGCTTGAGCATGCATCCCTGAACCAAACTAGGGGGTTGTTTCTCAATAAAAAATTTTGCGCCGAGTACAAGGAAAACAGTATTTTTTACGACAGGAGACTACGCTTTCTGTCCATGACTGGAGTAAAAAATGCTGGATGTCGCAGTGACTGGCCAAAAGAATTATTGGGAAAAGGCCCCTAGCCAAACACGCGCACAATGTCCCTTGCGTCCATGTCGGGGTGGATGGGCTTGAGCGCCAGACGGCAGAAGTCGTCAGACCTGTCCATATCCAGCTTGAGTTCGGGGCGGCGCAGCCAGTCTTCTTCCGGATCAAACGTGCCTATTTTAAAGCTGGCGGCATTGTCCCATATGTAGTTGAGACAGTGCTCGCGCTGCGAGGTCTGGGCGGCCTTGGCGTCCAGTTCTTCCAGCAGATCGCGTGAAAGGATTTCCGCACCAAGGCCGTCTGGCCAGAGGTTGTTGCGCGGAATATGGTTATAGGCATAGTCCCAGCCGCCCTGATCGTAAAAATCCACCAGCCGGTCAATGGCCCCGGCCCAGATGAGCGGATTATCGGCGCACACACGTACCACACGCCCGGCATCCGCCGTGCGGGCCGCCAGACAGAAACGCGCCAGCACATCGTCCTCCGAACCGGCAACGCAGGGCACGCCGCGCCTTTGCAGATGCTCCATGAGTACACGGTCAAGGGGCGTATCCGGCACGGCCACCATGATGCCGTCAAGCTTTGCCGCCTGCGCCAGCCGCCGCGTTACCCAGTCTATAACGGGCACATCGCGCAGACAGAGCAGCGATTTCATGGGGAGCCGCGTGGAGCCGAGGCGGGCCTGAACAATGGCTATAACCTTGCCGGTCTTGCGCATGGGTGTTCCTTTGTGGAGCATGTTACGCTTGCTGCGGTTCTGCGGGAGCGGCATTTTCCGCCGCCTGAGGGGCGGCTGCGCCTTCCTGCAGGATATTCTGCATAAGGGCTACAACGCGCCCCTTGTTGGCCGTAAAATTAAGGGCGTTCTGGCGATCCCAAAAGCGTTTTCGCCGGGGATTTTTGAGCATGGCCAGAAAAACATTGCGAATCTTGGCATCGCTGACCCTGTCCATAATGCCCACAAAGGCAAAGCCGTTGCGTGGGCGGGCAAAGGTGTGGCGCGCCTCGCGCTCGTGGTGGGCCAGCACCATTGAAGGAATCCGCATGTGGGCCAGCTCGTACACCGTGCGCCCTGCGGAGCAGATGGCGAGGTCGGCCCCTTCCATCATGCGGCTCATGACGTTGGTGGCCCAGGTAAATTCCACCAGCGGGTTATCCAGCCGTGCCAGATGCGCCTCCATGGCGTCCTTGTGGGCATAGCCCGGCCCCGCCACAAGGCGGATGCGGATGCCGTAGGCCCGGCAGATGGGTTCGATGATGTCCAGTACCCGGCGCGAGCAGTCATTGAGATCCGTGCCGCCAAAGGTAATGAGCACTGTTCTGAGTTCAGGGCGGAAGGGATTGCGCGCCGCACCCAGAAACTCATCGCGCAGGCAAAAATAATCTGGCCCGTAGCGCAGGCGCTCGTTGCTGTCCCTGTCTTCGTACAGGGCGTTGACCACCAGCCGCGCCCAGTCCGCGCCGGGGCCTTCATCCTCAAAATTGACGCAGCGCACGCCAGCCGTGGTCAGGCGCGCCATATAGGCCGCC
Encoded here:
- a CDS encoding universal stress protein, which encodes MYKTILIPVSGKNGLDRAKSALNHAKNLACGDIVLLHIFEPLPQIVGGEAHAELLAEQKAKGQTLLNTVAAEMEKPAGFVRCRVEEGTTAETIIRVAHEENADLIIMFTDGRDGLQDMLLGSITERVLRNTDTPLLAIRR
- a CDS encoding phospholipase D-like domain-containing protein — encoded protein: MLLFFETLGLIVAHILSWVAVCHALLTKHDPRAALGWTVTALFLPVVGPILYACFGISRAESRASRIMRRQQPLEPDYAHPPFSKVPPENIPDSIARMEHIGRVLTEQHLSTGNAVTPLRNGDQAYPAMLAAIDNAKDHVFLCTYIFNAGQVATAFGEALARAAERGVDARLLVDGIGMLYSVRKPWKKLAQRGVRVALFMPPRLFPPNFSINLRNHRKMLVCDTVAFTGGMNIADDNIAAGKTKYVQDMHFQCEGPIVDQLRRAFLLNWGFCTNNYTPLPPATTLPRGESRCRIIMDGPGSEADILNDIYCAVINAARRSVRIMTPYFLPSHGLVSALRSAGQRGVDVRVVLPEKNNLFYVHWAQYRLLPTLLEAGVRVWYQQPPFAHTKLLAVDGYYSQIGSANLDARSLRLNFELNMEVFNPDVHDQITAHIDRAIITGREITRDYLAALSLPVKLRNAACWIFSPYL
- a CDS encoding cytidylyltransferase domain-containing protein, which produces MLHKGTPMRKTGKVIAIVQARLGSTRLPMKSLLCLRDVPVIDWVTRRLAQAAKLDGIMVAVPDTPLDRVLMEHLQRRGVPCVAGSEDDVLARFCLAARTADAGRVVRVCADNPLIWAGAIDRLVDFYDQGGWDYAYNHIPRNNLWPDGLGAEILSRDLLEELDAKAAQTSQREHCLNYIWDNAASFKIGTFDPEEDWLRRPELKLDMDRSDDFCRLALKPIHPDMDARDIVRVFG